tcaggATCCAGAAGCCAGTGCAGATCtaaatgatgttgatgatattGATGGGGACCCAATGCCAAATAAGACTACCCCTGGAAACAGGTGTGCATCAGTCTTTTTTCCAATGTGGCAATGTATTACATGTGATTACACTGCACTTGTGTACGTTCTTCAAACAGTATAATGTGACTTATGCATAATAATGTAACagatataaatgaaaaataaatgcagtgtAACAAAGTTAACCAGTTTGAATCTGGAACTTTTTTCTTGCTACTGTatattaaaagtaatttttaaaatgttcgatgaatttttttttatgcatacaGAGGATAACAGGTAACCTTTGCACAGTTGTTTGCATTTTGCAGTTTAactttgctgttattttttttcaagtttataCTTTGCAGTTTGTCTGGCTAGAAAAAGCTTATGAGCGAATTATTTTGTGGGTTAAAACTATTGGGATTTGTGGTTTTTCATGGTTTTTCAATGCTGGTTTTGGTGCAGGTTTAAAACTGTACTGTGATGCTAAACTCACATGGTGAATAGttgtttgaaaaattaaaatagtccCAACCTGGTATTTCACCATTATCCATCCAGCACAAATTTTGGATGAGAGGTGAGGGTGGCAAGATAAATAGGCTGTATGATCCTTAACTAAAGATAACTTTAAGGGAAATTCATTCTTCCACATAGTGTGGTGAAAATCAGGGTGGATAAAAAAAGTGGGTGACAGTATAATGAGTTGagactgtatatttttattttcaaaacaaatgctgaaatttcattttcaaaagaattaGACACACACCGTGTATACTTGTGTCTGGACTGTGTTCTAATCCTTTGTTTCAAAGCCATGGGACACGATGTGCAGGAGAGGTGTCTGCGGCAGCAGATAATGATGTTTGTGGAGTGGGAATCGCTTACAATGCCAAAATAGGAGGTGGGCATCATTTCACTTCTTGACAACATGCTCAAgccagtatttttctttatttaagcaaaaattaaaaatacattctcTTGTAGACTTTTTTGGGAAtctttagatgttttttttttcttgcacataAAGGTTTTGAAAAACCATTATAAAGCTCTTGCAGCCAGTGCTGttctgtatttgtgtgcattttctttcaatgaagGGCTTCTGACTTCTCAAAGTTTACATCTTTTAAATTCACACAATAGTATTTTGCTAAAGTGTTTACTCAGAGCCTTGAATGTCCCAGGAATTAGAGTGCTGGATGGTCGTGTGACGGACTCACTCGAAGGAGAGGCTTTGCAGTTCAAAACTAATTACATCGATATCTTCAGTGCTAGTTGGGGGCCAAATGATGATGGCAAAACTATGGAGGCACCCCATCATTATGCTGCAGCTGCACTGCAGAATGGAGTTAAATATGTAAGCCACACATTGCTTAGTAGTGAAGAGTATTATATGTCGTagatctttaaattattttccagtCTGCATGTAGCAAGCCTGGGTTTTTTCCAAAAAGGAGGAAAATTAGTTATTAAgtttaacatttattgttaattagGCAACAGTTGAGCATTAACATTTTTGAAGATGAACTTGCAGACTTTATCAGAAAGGAACAGTTgtcaaaaaacattaaaatggaGAGGAAGagctcttttcattttattccttcATGGATCAATTCAGTTGTAGCTACAAATACAAAGTTcaccaaaacatttgttttgggCTCAATTTACGTCCTAAAGTTTCTTTTATTCGGGCTTAGCATGCAAAATATTCTAGTGTTTCATCTGTGACAGTTCGTTTTAATGGGAGGTAATGTTTCTTCCGAAAGACCAGAATTTACTGGATTTCAGTCCCCTGTCAGAAATAGAGCCCCTCCAAAAAGCTGCTGTCTTTCAGTTAAGactacttttatttattctttttgtggGAGGCAACACTAGTTCATTCACAACTCAAGAACTCTCACAAATAACTCTGATCATCCTGGTGCTGATGATGGATTACCATCTTCTGCCTTTGATTACTCAGGGTCGTAATGGCTTGGGAAACATTTATGTGTGGGCAACTGGCAATGGAGGAATGAATGGTGACAACTGCAATGCCGATGGGTATGTATCAAGCATCGAGACTCTGTCTGTTGGCTCAATCAACGATTGGGGTCATCGTCCATTCTACATGGAGAACTGCACATCCACTATTGCTGTAGTTCCCACCGGTGGCGAGGAGTATCGTGGCCAAGAAGTGGAAATGGGGAAGGTGAAACTCAAAGTGGTGAGTGAATGAAACTTCCTTTTGGAGGATTTCTTATCAACGAACCAACTTGGATACTCAAAACGTTTTTACAAATCTCTTTCATGTTGAACAAGTATCAGCCTTTTTCGTGATATTGGATATCAtttactttgttatatttgtgtcTGAAAACTTTGTTGAAAGTCTTTACTGGGTCAGAGACCAAGGCTAggttattatgtttttttaggCCTTGCCTCGAACATTCATTAATAATTCTGGCCATTTACTTAATTTGGGATTACTTGAAATGTTGGGGAAAACAGTTGAAGGTAACAGACTGTTAAGGCATTCATGGCTGATTTGCTGGTCACTTTGCATTTCTGCTGAAGACTTGTGGGACCTGCCAGTAGATGCATGTCTTTGTACCCAAGGACAGCTAATCAGGCATTAGGTACCGGGCAGACTTATTATAGTATGCTTATTGGATGATTTCTGTAAGGACATACAAACCCACTGACATTCATGTGTTTCATGCTGATTAATTAAGGTCACCACTGATATTAATGGAGGCTGCATTGAGAACTTCCAGGGAACTTCAAGTGCTGCACCTCTAGCTGCTGGATGCTTAGCCAACGTTTTGCAGGCAAAGTGAGTATGCTCTCCATCCTACAACAAGGATGCTTGCATgggcaaacaaagaaaaggtctGTTAAAATGTATGATGAAGTGATCACATTCCAAAATCTGGAACTTGAGGTTCCGTCTATTATATCCACTTAACCCAGCCACCTCATGCGGGGTTAGTCACCCTAACAAGACTGCTATTCTGTAGTGGTAGTTTTATGCACCTTTTGCACAACGATTATCAGTCCACAAGAAACAAGCTTTGCACCATGAGGGAATTCGTATGCACACGCGCACAATTTGATATGATCCTccattaatttgtatttttaaatttcacatatttgtaaaagttaaattatgatttttaaGCTTTAAATGTGTGGCCACTCTGTAATTTTAGACTCTAAACTCTAGGCCTAAAGAAAATAGTGGCAACATTACTGACCTGAAATAACGCATTTGTAAAGTTTTAATAGATTATAAGAGAcgaggagaaagagaatgtggATGAGACAAGTGGAAGGATTCAAAAGAGATTTCCAGATTCTACCTCAGAAAAATGGAACTGATCACAGACatcacagacacaaaaaagtataaatgaaGCAGTTATCATTACTGACTTATTTCACTGAAATATGACTTTGGTCTGTCCTTTCAACAGTCCCTCCTTGACTTGGCGTGATGTCCAACATGTGGTGGTGCATGGAACACGCATTCCTAGTGTGGACAACAGCTGGACTATAAATGGAGGAGGTCACCACATTAGTCATGAGTTTGGTTTCGGCCTAATGGATTGTGGCAAGATGGTGCAAATAGCACAGGAGTGGAGTAATGTTCCGGAACAGCACATCTGTCAGCACAGTCGTCACAGTGGACAGTGAGTTCAGCCGTTGCCATTCTATTTAACTGTAATGTTCATTTCCAGTTTAAGTATTAGTGAGATGCTACTTGCAGCAATGTATCATATTTATACACCCACCATTGAAAGTCACTTTCAAGCATGCTGCTGAAAATTTTACCTGAAAGATTATTATAGtaacatatttataaatataaaataaaacaaacttctgtTTACAGAAACCTAAGTTTTTCTTCCCTACCCCTTTCTCTCAGACAGtgctgagagaaaaaagatgatgagaaagaaaattttctggTTTTCAGTAACATACTTTGTGCCATCACCTGTTGTGAATATATAAACTCTTTTCTTGGTTGTTATAAGGTTTGGATGGTGATTTGACATATTTATATCCCTTCTCACCCAAAAAAGAGATGCATAACAATTCACAAAGTTATCTTTAATTTCAGAAAGCTGGAATATGGTGGGCATATTTCAGACACCATTTATACTGATGGTTGCAAGGAAGATAAATCCAAGTGGATTCAGCACTTGGAACATGTGCAAATTTACGTTAAACTAATTACTCGTCGTCGTGGTGACACTCGGATTGTCCTTACTTCACCTTCTGGCACACGATCTGAAGTACTTTCCAAACGACCAAAAGATGATTTTACAGGTGAATGGGAATTTACTTTCATGACTGTTCATTGCTGGGATGAAAACCCAGATGGTAAATGGGTTCTAGATATTTATGATGAACCAGCAGCAAACTCCCCAAGTTCATCAAATGATGGTCACTTCATTGAATGGAAGCTCACACTGCTTGGAACAGCTGGTGATAGATATGGACGTGAACTTTCCAAGAAAGTTCGTACCAGGCATTCTTTCAAACCTTCTGAAAACACGGTGGCCAGAATCAAAAGAGAAGAGACAGAAGCAGCTATAAATGTTCAAGTCAAGAGAGCTAGCTCAGAGAAAATACAGAAAGCTGGGGAGTCCCCTCAAAGCTTTAGTTCAGATGTCGATACTCTTTTTGATCAGCTCAGAGACCTTATAAAGGAAGAGGAATCAAAGACCCATGAAAAACGAGTTCTAAAACAGCAGGAATCATCAATGCTTTCCAAAGAATCTCATGATCGCGAATTCAGTCAACCAAATGTCAACTTAAAATCTGTAccacatgaaaagaaaacttttcttgatGAACTGCTGAGACAGTTAGATACAATCAGCAAAAATCCAGACCTTGGACATgataaaagcttaaaaaagagCCAATCATCTAGATTTAGTGAAGCAATAAAACATCATAAAACTGAAGACTCAGAAGAACAAGAAGTTGCTGAAGATCTAGCTAAACTGATGCATTATCTTAAAAAGGAATGATGACTAACACCTTATAGTATGATGAGGAGAATACAATTTCATAAGTGAAATGCATTGCTAACCATCACTCACCATCTTCATGGCTAGGGCAGctttattattgatatatttattttcaataaaatcttagaaagcaatttttattttgacaccTTGAAGTGGTAACTTGGGTCCAGTTGCACGACATATTGTTAATTTCAAAGACTTCAAGTCTTAAATCTATGTTTATAGAAGCACAGTGCACAATTCAATCTTACGgctttttaaactaaattttgttaaaaataaaataaaactgctaaaACCAGATTTTTAGGTTcttcagcacatttttttcccatgcCCTTATGCAATGCATCTAAATGGCATAGAAGCAATTTTTGAAAGGCTTCTTtagaatagttttaaattttagaaacatgttaTTTCAACTAGCCTCAGAGCAGAAAGGGTTACAAAaggaaagtgagaaagagaagatgggCTCTGTTTCTCAAAAAACTGGCCCCAAGGTAAATATAGTCCTAAATACCACATTCCACAGTTAAAGGTTATGTGgtaaccatttttttattcttagaGCATCCCCACTGCCACAGAAAACTTTTCCATTTCTTCTACAGTACATGATTTAGTCCAAGTGTAAACAGCTAACTCATGGATATTGTGTTTCAAAATGTGCTCTTATTTTCCTTCAAAGTTTTATATctgccatttctttttttaagagctTGATCAACCCCCTAAGCAGTttacaaaatatgtaatttaaatttctatttCTGCATCAGCACCTTGACAACAGAAAGATTTTCACAAATTGTACTTAATGCATGCAGCAGGAAAAACTGCAAACATAATCTAGCTAGACATCATTCTTTaaacaattatattttatatatgctgCTTTTTTTTAGACCTCTTTATTTAGTTCTTTAGCATTGACTTTGATTTTATACTATGTAgttctcaaaaatgttttataaattacaaaaaaattaatttgaaaagaaTTTCACTGTGTATCAATTGTGACAAAATAGCTCCAGTCTACTTCAGTGTAACCAAAGATTGTAGATTGGAAAGATGTGTCATAATTAAGGCATAGTCCCCCTATAAAAAATAAGGTACAAGTTGCTGCTAGTACTCCATGCGACAGTCAGGAGCAAGGGAGATAACGACACGATGTGTGATATTGTTTGTTGGGGTTTTGCAGAATAAATCAAAGTCCAGTGATGACCGCAACTGAATGATAATACCTTTGTGTGCTTCTCTGTGTCATCTCATGTGTGTTGCAACATTAATGTGTCAAAACTAGAAGAATTATGATTCTAATCAAAGACTTACATAGTTGCTTATATCTCTCCACCTTATCTATTTCTAGTGCTGCTACTCGCTCtattccattttatttatttaccatgTTTTATCTTTACACTAATATGCATGTGCGTAATCATTATTGCACTCTTCATTCatggaaaaacaaatttaaatgttacatttacacACCTATgcagaaatttatttacaagcaaaaaaattaatattataatataatattaacatAAACCTTTCAGctaaaaagagaaatgaaacgaatgaagaaaaataaaagaagaaaatccacTTGTTTaatccttgttactcctcaaggatcATAGGGCcccaacaacacctcaccagagGACCGGTTTTGGGCTGcaccccttcagttgggcctgTGTGGTTATGACGTCCTTTGCCTTgttctctactgttcttttccaagtctgctttggcctcccagctctcctttttctttgagAGTTCTAGTCAAATGCCTgtctggcaatggtgtcagctggtttgtgcagggtgtgtcctatccagccccactttcacTTTTTGAACTGACATCCATACAGTTTAACAATTTATATTGAAAGCAAAGTATTTGCTCAAAAATTGTCACGCACACCAAAGTTAAcaatgcataataataataagtgggaagttataaagcgcaatatctcagccaaaggtggactcattgtgctgaacaagatcacaa
The sequence above is a segment of the Pomacea canaliculata isolate SZHN2017 linkage group LG6, ASM307304v1, whole genome shotgun sequence genome. Coding sequences within it:
- the LOC112567052 gene encoding PC3-like endoprotease variant B isoform X1; amino-acid sequence: MKESAVMEIFLLMGGVMLAMGMCPLPLMVLAMLAAALPTSVSCNGHFLNSFAVEVHGGQETVERVAKELGFIIKRQLPHIGAYVFEHPSVSKRSKRSAENHLQLLKSHPKVRYAQQEVELTRVKRRIIHDKQLELPIREIKDSSVYHRVEMPPLSSRELEEQMSFNDPFYNDMWYLRNRGQSGGEKYIDLNVEVAWASGFTGKGVVVCILDDGVDHTHPDLVANYDPEASADLNDVDDIDGDPMPNKTTPGNSHGTRCAGEVSAAADNDVCGVGIAYNAKIGGIRVLDGRVTDSLEGEALQFKTNYIDIFSASWGPNDDGKTMEAPHHYAAAALQNGVKYGRNGLGNIYVWATGNGGMNGDNCNADGYVSSIETLSVGSINDWGHRPFYMENCTSTIAVVPTGGEEYRGQEVEMGKVKLKVVTTDINGGCIENFQGTSSAAPLAAGCLANVLQANPSLTWRDVQHVVVHGTRIPSVDNSWTINGGGHHISHEFGFGLMDCGKMVQIAQEWSNVPEQHICQHSRHSGQKLEYGGHISDTIYTDGCKEDKSKWIQHLEHVQIYVKLITRRRGDTRIVLTSPSGTRSEVLSKRPKDDFTGEWEFTFMTVHCWDENPDGKWVLDIYDEPAANSPSSSNDGHFIEWKLTLLGTAGDRYGRELSKKVRTRHSFKPSENTVARIKREETEAAINVQVKRASSEKIQKAGESPQSFSSDVDTLFDQLRDLIKEEESKTHEKRVLKQQESSMLSKESHDREFSQPNVNLKSVPHEKKTFLDELLRQLDTISKNPDLGHDKSLKKSQSSRFSEAIKHHKTEDSEEQEVAEDLAKLMHYLKKE
- the LOC112567052 gene encoding PC3-like endoprotease variant B isoform X2, with the translated sequence MLAMGMCPLPLMVLAMLAAALPTSVSCNGHFLNSFAVEVHGGQETVERVAKELGFIIKRQLPHIGAYVFEHPSVSKRSKRSAENHLQLLKSHPKVRYAQQEVELTRVKRRIIHDKQLELPIREIKDSSVYHRVEMPPLSSRELEEQMSFNDPFYNDMWYLRNRGQSGGEKYIDLNVEVAWASGFTGKGVVVCILDDGVDHTHPDLVANYDPEASADLNDVDDIDGDPMPNKTTPGNSHGTRCAGEVSAAADNDVCGVGIAYNAKIGGIRVLDGRVTDSLEGEALQFKTNYIDIFSASWGPNDDGKTMEAPHHYAAAALQNGVKYGRNGLGNIYVWATGNGGMNGDNCNADGYVSSIETLSVGSINDWGHRPFYMENCTSTIAVVPTGGEEYRGQEVEMGKVKLKVVTTDINGGCIENFQGTSSAAPLAAGCLANVLQANPSLTWRDVQHVVVHGTRIPSVDNSWTINGGGHHISHEFGFGLMDCGKMVQIAQEWSNVPEQHICQHSRHSGQKLEYGGHISDTIYTDGCKEDKSKWIQHLEHVQIYVKLITRRRGDTRIVLTSPSGTRSEVLSKRPKDDFTGEWEFTFMTVHCWDENPDGKWVLDIYDEPAANSPSSSNDGHFIEWKLTLLGTAGDRYGRELSKKVRTRHSFKPSENTVARIKREETEAAINVQVKRASSEKIQKAGESPQSFSSDVDTLFDQLRDLIKEEESKTHEKRVLKQQESSMLSKESHDREFSQPNVNLKSVPHEKKTFLDELLRQLDTISKNPDLGHDKSLKKSQSSRFSEAIKHHKTEDSEEQEVAEDLAKLMHYLKKE